The Geminocystis sp. NIES-3708 genomic sequence TTATAAATAAAGTATTAACGAAATTAACCAAGTGCTAAACTTAACTGTAGAGTGGGCAATGCTTACCTTTTTTATTTTAAGAATTAACATTCCATAAAATTTAATATACTTCTTTGAATGAAACTATACGTTATTTATGGGAATCAAGCATCTAATCAATGGAAAAAAGTAGGAGAATTTGAACTTAATTTATTTATTAATCGAGATTTTACTCCCATTGTTGAACACGAAATATTAACTTTAAATTCACAGGAAATTATTTTGTTTAATGGTGGAAAATTACAAATTTCTGTATCCTATGCGAGAATAAATAGGGATATCAATATTATTGTGATAAGTGACAATAAAACATTAATTAATGTGGGTGGTTTTAAATCTAGTGAAACCAGTTATGATCCCAGTATTATCTTCTTAACACCTCAAGGGCAGCATTTATCTTTAATGATAAGAAATTAAACATTAGAAAAATTGACGGATTTTGTAGCTGAATCAAACAAAGTGTTAACGAGGCTAACCAAGCGCTAAAATAATGATAGGGTGGGCAATGCTAAACTTTCTGATTTTAAGTTTGAAAATCTTTTAAACTTAGTTATATTTTATACGAGAATGTTTCAATCCTTAATATGTATTAGTGATAATTTAAAGTTTGATTTTTTAAAAATTACTGACTACTCATAAATTTTGTTCATTAGTTGCGATCGCCAATGTCAGAATTATTTAGAGCTTGAATAGAAATAAATGTTTTTCCAGTTACATTGATAACAATTAAATCAAAAATAATTGCTATGATATTGATTGAATATAAAATATATGTTTATTACTTTTTTTCAAACATTTAATTCAATTTCGTAAAACTATGGAAGCCGGTGAACCGTCTAGGAACAAGAAAACCACTAGACAAATAACAATAGAAATTTTTGGTACAGCTATCGCATTAACGACTCTTGCCCTGCCAATATTCTTGATTACTAATTTTTCTGCTCAAAATAATTCCAACTCTACACCATCCAATGATATTTTGATTGTGCGTTGATAATAAACTAAAATAATATGGATATTTTGATCTAAAAAGGAATATAATGGGAATAAATAAAATTGTTGATCAAGCATTAGAAACTGGTTATCTGACTCCGATAATGGAAGCTGAAGTAGGGAAATTATGTGAGACTTCTTCCGAACTTTCTATGGAGGAATACATGGCGTTAGATAAACTTATGGGTGCATTATTAACTGGTGAAGTGATAGCGATGCCTCGAAAACAATTTATTAATGTGATGGAAGAATTGGTGGTTAGTGAAGTAATTTCCAGAGTTGCCGAAATTGAAAGCACCAGTAATCGATTACTAGATGTTGGAGATATTTCTGCTTATGCTTTAAATCGCCTACCTCCCCTTTATGCAACGACAGAAGAAGGTGCTAATTTTCAAAGGGAAAAAGCAAAAGAAGAATTAAAAAATTTAATCAATGAACAAGTAGAAAGATCTATTTCATTATATCTAGATCGCCCTGAATTTTATCCCGAAAGACAAGCAATTACTAAAAGTTCAGATGCTAACAGTGTATTTCATCAAGTAACTCAATTATTGCAGTCTCATGCTTCCAATTATGAGTCTAAATAGCTATACTCTTGTCGGAAACAAATTTATCTGGGTAGGAGTAGGTAATGGACACTCTTTCAATGGGTAAGAGTTGTTTAAATTTTTTACTAATTTTAAAAATATGAGTTAGATGCGTTTTAGCTTATCAAATATACTCTCAATGAATATAGTTTAAATATGTATTAGTTTTGTTAATTGTTTTTATGGTTTCTTTAAATTTCACTTCTATTTCCAAAACTGAGAACACTTATGTAGATAATATCACATTAGATATAAGTGGGATGAAATGTGCAGGGTGTGTTAAATCAGTAGAAAAACAATTAACTCAACACGAAGGAATTATTTCCGCTAATGTTAATCTGATTACAGCAGTAGCTTCTATAGAATATGAGTTAGGGATAGTTAAACCAGAAACTTTAGCTGAAAAACTTACTAATTTAGGATTTCCTACTCAAGTTAGGTTAACTGATGAGAGGTTACAAAATCAACAACTAATTATTCAGCAAAAAAGATTATCTCAAGAAAAAACTCAACAATATCAACTAATTACTGCCGCTTTTCTACTTATTTTTTCTACTGTTGGGCATTTACATCATCTCGGTTTACATCCTTGGCATTGGTTAACTAATATCTGGTTTCATTGGGGTTTAGCTACTGCTAGTTTATTGATTCCGGGAAAGGAAATTTTACTTAACGGTTGGCAGGGTTTGTGGCAAAGAAAACCCAATATGAATAGTTTAGTAGGTATGGGAGTAACGGCGGCTTATCTCACCAGTTGTGTGGCTTTGATTTTTCCGGAATTAGGTTGGGAGTGTTTTTTTGATGAGCCTGTTATGCTACTAGGATTTATCTTTTTAGGTAAAGTTTTGGAGTCTAGGGTAAGAAATAGAGCACTTGATTCTTTAGAAAGTTTACTGAATTTACGCCCTCAATTTGCCCGTTTAGTCTCAAAAAATAATCCTTTTCAAGATCAAGGTTTACAAATTCCGGCTATGCAAATTAAACTTCAAGAATGGGTGAGAGTCTTGGCTGGGGAGCAATTTCCTGTTGATGGTGTGATTGTCGAGGGAGAAACTACCGTTGATGAATCTTTATTGACGGGGGAATCTTTGCCTATTTTCAAAACTCAAGGAGAAAAAGTTTGTGCTGGTACAATTAACCATTCTGGTATGGTGATTATTGAGGCGGTAAATGCCGGTAGAAATACGATTCTTAATCAGATTATTGCTACGGTAGAAGAAGCCCAAACTCGTAAAGCTCCTGTGCAAAAATTAGCGGACACAGTTTCAGGTTATTTTACTTATACTATCATAGCAATCGCTTTATTTACTTTTAATTTTTGGTACTTTTGGGGAACAGAAATCTGGTCACAAATTTTAATACAATTAGATACAACGAAGACTATTCTTAGCATCAAATTAGCTATTAATGTTTTAGTTATAGCTTGTCCTTGTGCTTTAGGTTTAGCAACGCCCACCGCAATTTTAGTCGGTACAACTATTGGGGCTGAAAATGGTTTATTAATTAAAGGAGGTGATATTTTAGAACAAGTTAAAAATCTGAAAACGATTGTTTTTGATAAAACAGGAACTTTGACTCAAGGATACCCTGAAATCACTGATATAATAAGTTTTGATGAAAATAATTTTACTAAAAATCAAATTTTGGAAATTGCTGGAAGTTTAGAAATAGTAGCTAATCATCCTCTTGCCCAAAGTATTCTTAAAAAAGCTCAACAATTAGAATTAAATACTCTTATAACCAAAGAATTAACTAATTGTGTTGGCAAAGGTGTTAAAGGAATCGTCACCATCTTAAAATCAGAAGATTGGTTTTATTTAGGTAATCAGTCATGGTTATTAGAGCATGAAACGATAATAAACGATAAAGTGACCAACAAAGTGGAAAATTTGCAAAAAGAAGGTAAAACTGTCGTTTATTTAGCCAAGAATCAACAAATTATCGGTTTAATTGCTTTAATGGATGCTTTAAGAAAAGAAGCCAAAGAAACTGTGGATAAATTACAAAAAATGGGGTTACAAATAATTATGATAAGCGGAGATCAATCAGAAATTGCGAAAAATGTTGCCCTTCAACTAGGCATCGATACTTATTATGGAGAAGTGACTCCCACCAAAAAAAGTGATTTAATTAAACAAATTCAAGAAAAAAATCCTGATAAAATAGTTGCTATGATCGGTGATGGAATTAACGATGCACCGGCTATGACAACTGCCCAATTTTCTATAGCTATGCCTAAAGGAGCACAAGTCGCCATTAAAACGGCTGGAATTATCCTTACTAGAGATAAATTAACGGATGTCATCACTGCCATTAATTTAAGTCAAATGACGTTGAGGAAAATTAAACAAAATCTATTTTGGGCTTTCAGTTATAATTTTATTGCTATTCCTATTGCTGGGGGATGTTTATTAGTTAACTATCATATTTTATTAAACCCTGCCATCGCTGGGGCTTTAATGGCATTAAGTTCTATTTTCGTTGTTAGTAATTCTCTTTTACTAAAATCTCAATTTCAACAATACCAAAAACAAAAATTTACATAAAGTTAAGAAATTTAATAATGTTTAGCAGATCGATGAAAAAACCTTCATGATATATAAAAGAAAAATCCAATACTTAAGTGTTTTTATTAAACTGAAGGAAGATTTATTTAAGTTTATAAGAATTTTACATTTATATTTACTTGAGCGTCAGTAATGCCAAAATTTCCAGCCCAACCCCATAAAGCTCACATTCTTATCGTCGAAGATGATAAAGGCAGACGAGAAATGCTTTTGAGAAAAAGTAAATATTCTATTGGCAGAGCTCAACAATCAGATATTAGAATTCATTCACCTTTTGTTTCTCGTCATCATGCTACTATGATTCGACAATTTGATGATCAAGGCTATACTTATTATGAAATTGTAGATGGTGATGGTAATAAAAACTGTAGTGCTAATGGCATTCTCGTTAACGGTAGAAAAGTCAATAATCAACACTTAAAGAATGGTGATAAAGTGGTTTTTGGTCCACAGGTTTTCATTATCTATCAACATACTCAACGGGATATTTTTCCTTCTTTACCTCCTGATGATCCTTTTGATATTACTTTAATTGATCCTGCTATGATGATCAGTGAATTAGAAGATTAACTAAAAATGACGAATTAGGAATTGAAAACGAATAAAATTTAACGATAAGCTCAAGTATGGGAGAGTCAGAGGTATAATAAAATTGGTTATGATTTCAAAATGTTAAATAAATTATCCCCGACGAAGTTCTATGATCGTATCGTCAGATATAATCGCTAGTATAGCCCATGATTTAAGTCGTTCACAAGAAGCCAAAAGAGCTAAAAAATTAATTTTTTATGTAAGTCAAAGATATTGGGAATCTGATTTTTCCATTATTAATAGTTACTCTTTTGAATCTTTGTTACAAAGTCTTTATGATAATAATCCTACCATTGATGACCTCAAAGCTTTGCTATACCATGCTGTTAATACCTTAAATCGAAAAGAAGTTTATAATAAAATTGGCAAATATATATTTCAAAGAATGTCAGAGTTGTATAATAACCCTGAAATAAATTCTGACATCCAAAATGCCAGTCAAACTAATGAAAACGAATTAATCGATCGCATTGTTGAAAATATTGAATATCATGAAGAATCTCCCAGAATTAAAAAATTAATTTTTGCTGCCTGTAAACAATATTGGGAGAATGATATTACAGTGATTGAGATGTACGATCTCAGAGAGTTGTTATTAGAATTACATGAACTCTATCCTAATCCCAAGAGATTAAAAAAAGCCTTTGATAATATAGTTTCTACCATCAATCGTCAAAATTTTTATTCTTTTATTGCCGATACCATTGTCGGAGAATTAACTTATTTGTACAAACATGAAACCCCTGAGATAATACCAGAAGCTAATACAGGGCAAGAAGAAGAAGAAACGAAATTAATAAAAGCTAAAGCTAAAAATACATCGTCACAAAACTCCCAAAAGGCGAATACTTCAGAAGTTTCTACTAATATTCAATCTTCTACATCACAAGAAAATCCTACTTCTGAGCCTGATTCTTTTGTTTCTCCTAGTAGTGTTCCTGAAGGGCAAATTGTACCTTGGCTAAAAATTGATAGTCTTTTTGATCTGAAACAAGAGATTATGCAATATACCAATCCTTTAAGAGCTAAAATTATTTTGTTTTATGCGGTATATCAAATTGATCCTTGTGAACAACATTGGTTTATTGTCAGAACTTGTAGCATGGATGATCTTTTAGTTAAAATGTTTCAACAAAATGATAAAGATATCAAAACCATTGAAGCTCAATTATTACAAGTAGCTCATTCTAACATAGAAGGATTAGATCCCGAAGATAATGCTCAAACGGTTGGTGCGATTGTAGAATCCATTAAACGATTTTATAAGAAGCTATAGTTATTAAAAAAATTATCAATAATTTATTATTTATCAATCTATGGAAGTTAACGAATTTATTCAACGTTATACCGCCGGAGAAAATGACTTTACTGGTGCAATGTTGGCAGGAATTGATGTAGTCGGAGGAGACTTGATTGGTATTGTTCTTCGTCAAGCAAATTTACAGAAAGCTAATTTTACTTTTTGTTATTTGAGTCGTGCAGATTTTAGTGGTGCAAACTTGGTGGAAAGCAATTTTAGTGGTGCAAATCTGAATCAAGCTAGTTTAGTGGATGCAAATCTTCATCGTTGTGAATTTCATGGGGCTATTTTACAAAAAGCAGATATGAGAGGGGCTCAATTAAGTTTAGCTAATTTATTAGATGCTAATTTAATTGAAGTAGATTTTCGTTCTGCGGACTTAAGCAATGCTAATTTAAAAGGAGCTTGTTTAAGAGGCTCTAATATGCGTCAACAAAAACGGGGTAAACCTACTAATTTACAAGGGGCAAATTTAGATAAAACCGATTTAAAATATGTAGATCTTCAGGGTATTAATTTAAAAGGTGCAAGTTTAGTGGGGGCAAATCTTTCAGATGCTAATTTACGTAATGGAATGTTAGCTGGTGCAGATTTAACTCAAGCTAATTTAAAAGGTGCTTCTTTGACGGATGTCGATTTAACAGGAGCAAAATTAATTGGGGCAAATCTCTCTAATGCTAAGTTAGAAAGGGCTAATTTAACCGATGCCGACTTAAGTAATGCTAATTTAGAAAATGCGACTATGCCCGATGTAAAATTAATTCGAGCTAATCTGATTCAAGCTAATATGAGCTTTGCTCGTCTTAATCGTGTAGATTTGAGTCGTGCTAATTTATATGGTGCTATTTTGCGCAATGCTTCTTTGATGGAAGTGTTTTTTGCTCGTACTAATTTAACCTCCGCTGATTTTACCAATGCTAATTTAATTGGTGCTGATTTAACCAGTGCTAATATTACTGGGGTTAATTTTGACAGTGCTATTATGCCTGATGGTCAAGTTTATCATTAAACATCTGGGAAAAAAATTAAAGTCAATTCTAGTTTAGAAATTATCGATTATTCTCACTATTCCCCATTGTTTCACTTTTTCGAGATGTCTATTTATTGTTTTCAGGTTGAGACTAATTCAACAAAGTTAGTTAAGATTTGTAAACCATAATCTGATGATTTTTCCGGGTGAAATTGTACTGCCATTAAATTATTTTGAGCAATGGCTGCAGTTACTTTTTGTGAGCCATGGGTAACTTGTGCAGAAATTATATTAGAATCTATGGGAGCGACATAATAAGAATGAACAAAATAAAGATAAGGAGACGCAGGAAGATTTTTCCACAGAGGGTGATTATTTTGGATAAAATTCAGGGCATTCCAACCCATGTGAGGAATAGTTAAATTAGGCTCAGATTGAAAACGCTTGACTTTGCCTTGAATAATGCCTAAACCTTCTTCTTTTCCTTCCTCAGAAGCCTCAAATAAAATTTGTAATCCTAAACAAATTCCCAAAAAAGGTTTGCCACTTTTTACCGCTAATTTGATAGACTCAACTAAATCTCTTTCTTTCAGATGTTGCATTGCAGGATCAAATGAACCTACCCCGGGTAAAACTACTCCATCTGCTTTGGCTATTTCCATCGGAGAATCGGTAATTTTTGGGGTTGCACCTGCTTTTTCTAAACCCTTACAAGCTGAGTGTAAGTTTCCCATATCATAATCAATTACAGCAATAATAGTCATTTATCGATTCACAATTACAATATCTTAATTATTACTCAAATCTTGCACCTAGTTTAAAATATAATAAGAGAAGTAAGCTGTAGGATGTTGGTTTAGAGTGTGGAAATAATCTTACTCAATCCTTATTCCTCATTCCTCATTCCTGATTTTTCTATGAAATCCAAAACTTTTTCCAAACCCTTCAACAAGAAAGAAAACAATCCCCATCGTCACATCTCTCCAAAAAAAGAATTTATCGCATCAGAAAATGAGATAGAAAATGATTCTCCAGATTTAATTTATGGTTGTTATCCTGTTTTAGCCGCATTAGAAAATAACCATCAATTAAATCGCCTTTATATTATCAGTAAACTTCTTTATGATCCACGCTTTGAAACATTTTTACCTCAAGTAAAAGCTAATGGTACAGTTATTGATGTAGTTGACAATAATCGTCTAAATCAAATCACTAATTCGGCTAATCATCAAGGAGTTGCGGCTACTGTCGCCCCTTATGAATATTTAGAATTACCTGCATTAATTACTCAAGCAAAAGCGGATAGTGATAATCCTGTAATCATTATTGCTGATGGGATCAATGATCCCCATAACTTAGGCGCCATTATTCGTACAGCCGAGGCTTTAGGTATGCAAGGTTTAATTATACCTCAACGTAGAGCTGTTGGTATTACTTCAACGGTAAAAAAAGTTGCAGCGGGGGCTTTGGAATATTTCTCTGTAGCAAGAGTTGTTAATTTACAAAATGCGATCGCAGAATTAAAAGAAGCGGGTTTTTGGATTTATGGCACAATAGCCGATAGCGGTAATGTTTTACACAAAACTAAATTGGAAGGTGCAATAGGATTAGTGATAGGCTCGGAAGAAAAAGGGATTAGTCAATCAACGGCAAAATCCTGTGATTTCTTGATGTCGATTCCCATGAAAGGAAAAACCCCCAGTCTGAATGCTTCAGTGGCAACGGCGATTTGTCTTTATGAAGTATCTCGTCAGCAATTGTTAAATAATTCCAAGTAAAAATAATTGGGTTGAATCACCCCTTGTCAATGTCTTAGATAAAACACTAAAGTGAAAATTAAGCCTGGATAGAAAAAATATTACACTATTGGACTTCAGTTAGTCGAATCATAGGCTATCATTCAAAAAACGAAAAAATAATCAAATCGTAGGAAAAACAGATGAAGGAATTATTAATCAGAATTTTAGATGTATTTGGACTTGCTTGTTGGTTAGAAATTAACACAGACAACCCTAGGTGTACTTATTATTTTGGTCCTTTTCTTACTCCAAAAGAAGCTATTTTAGAACAAGATGGTTATATTGAAGATTTAACCCAAGAAGGTGCTAAAACTATTGTTGTGGTGGTAAAACGGTGTAAGCCTAGAGATTTGACTATTTTTGATGAATTGGGGGAGTCTAAAAGTTTTTCAGGGATTTTAACGATTTCTACTCACTCATCTATTAACTTGTAAGATTATAAACACATAAATACCATTGGTTCATCAAGCTATAAATTATGGTCATTGTCAACTATTCACGATAATCAAACTTTGTAGCTTGAGAATGACACTGAATGCAAGTATTAATTGTAATAGGAGAAGGTAAATCTACCTGAGGATGAAGTGCGAAAAAATAACGAGATTGGGCAATAAATTTTGGCTTAACTTCATCTTTTAATAACTGCCTTGAATAGCCCTGTAAATATAACCACATTAATCGTTGAGTAAAACCTGTTAATCCTTCTACTTTTACGCCATAGTGATTACCGGGATTTTCTAAAATTGTTTGCCATGTTTCCTGTGGTAGCACGGCTGGAGGAATGGGAATATGACAAGCGGCACAGTTTTCTAAATATAAGTCTTTTCCTATTTTAAAATTACCTGTGGCTTTATCTACAGATTTTGTATTTTGTGCCATGGAATAAATATTATGGGATGCACCCCATCCTAAAATAACACTACAGCTAATAATAAAGCCTATAATTACCGTTATTAAGCGTTTTTTTGACATTTTTAACCTTTACTATCTCAAATTATTAAACAAACTTGGGTATTAGCTGATATTGACACTCCATCGGGCTAAAGCCACGAGGATTCTTTAGAGGAGATAACTAACACAATGCTAGTCATTGCTCGAACAACTACATTTGTTCAAAGTGCCAAAACACTAATCCAAAAAGCAGTTCAAAAGGCGGTGTCAATTGCCTGTACACTCTTGGCTAATGCCTTCAGTTTACTTTTAGGTTTATGCTTTTCACTCCCTTAATATCTTTGCTTGTGGGGGCTGAGTCTGTAGTGCATTGCACCGAGTACCATTTCGGTAACTCATCTTTTCAACAGGTGTCCCAGCACTGAGAGTTGCACCATACAATTAAGATCTTAGTGGCTACCTTGATTTTAACCTAAAACCACTAAATATAAAGCCGTCCTAGAAAGACGGGGTTTCAGACCCAAGAATTTTGATGATTTTTAACTCTACATTTCTACTGTCACAGTATTTAGTAAACGAGCTACTATTACCTTAGCATTTCTTCCACCGGCGGGGATCAAGCGATGAGACAATACATTGGGTGCTAAAAATTTAATGTCATCGGGAATCACATAATCTCTTCCTTCTAAAAATGCTAATGCTTGACTGGCTTTTTGTAGAGAAACAGTGCCACGAGGACTAACTCCTAAGGTAATTTCATCATCATTTCGGGAAGCGGTAATCAGGTTAATAATATATTTTTGTATTTCTGGGGCTACTCTAATTTTAGTAACTTCTTTTTGCAGTTCTAAAACATTATCTAAGGAGATACAAGGAGAAAGTTCATTAACAGAAGTAGGATTTAATTGTTTTTCTAACATATATAATTCTTCTTCAAAAGAAGGATAACCCAAACTCAAAGAGATAGCAAAACGATCCATTTGTGCTTCTGGTAGAGGAAATGTTCCTTGATATTCAATAGGGTTTTGGGTGGCAATGACGAAGAAGGGGGAAGGCACAAAACGAGCGACACCATCAACGGTAATTTGTTTTTCTTCCATCACTTCTAATAAAGATGATTGAGTCCTGGGTGTAGCTCGATTAATTTCATCTGTCAGTAGTATATTCGCAAAAGCAGGACCAGATAAAAACTCAAATTCTCTGGTACTAGGATTCCATATATTTGTCCCTGTAACATCACTGGGTAATAAATCAGGAGTACATTGAATACGTTGGAATTTTCCATGAATAGAACGGGCGAGAGATTTAGCTAATAAAGTTTTTCCTACCCCCGGAACATCTTCTAGCAACGCATGACCACCACTCAATAAAGCAACTAAGACTAATTTAATTGCATCTTCTTTTCCTACAATTGTACGAGCTAAATTTTCTTTGAGGATGGTAATTTTTTCTCTCATTAACCGTGATTTCCTTGTGTTTACTCTTTTGTTAAGTATTTTATCTTAGTTTTAGGCAATAAAAGGGGATTAATTTTCAAGGAAAATGACACGTAAGTATTTTTAAAAGCTAAAATACACTTAAGCATAAATAATTACGTAAAATTGTGATTTAAGATGAATATAGAAAAATTGAATAAATTATCATTGACAAGAAGTTACGGTTTTTGGATGTGGGTAATTTTGTCAACCTTAGTGATCATAAATTTGACCATTTTCTGGAAAATGGGGAATGTTGCCCATGCGGGAATGAGTGCTTTATTTTGGTTAGCAATTTATTCAATGTTATGGGATAAACGGCAAGAATTAATCTTCAAAAAACAACTTATACCTAGTATTTTAGGCATTTTATTGATTGGATGGACTTTATTTGTTAGTAAATCTATTCCCACAGAAAAAGAAAATAATCTTTTAAGTATTGCACCTTTTATTTTTTCTGTAGGTGTAAGTTTAATTGCGGCGGGTTTTTATGGATTAAAACAATTTAAAGCAGAATTATTAATTATTTTTTTCTTAGGTATTCCTAGGGTAATTTTACAATCTTTTTTAAATATTTCTCCTCTAACTGCAAAAGTATCTTCTTTTTTCCTCCATTATTTAGGTTTTAATGTCATTTTAGATGGTGTTTTTATTCATTTAGAAAAAGGTAGCGTTAAAGTTTATGAAGGTTGTTCGGGTATTGAATCAATTACTTATGTACTAGGTTTATCTGTCATCTGCTTAATTATGTTTCCTATTTCTAAAAAATATCGATATTTTGTCCCTTTTGTCGCCATTCTGACAGGATTTTTTGTCAATGCAGTGCGAGTAGTTTTGATGTCAATTTTAGTAGCAATAGGTGAAAAAAAGGCTTTTGTCTATTGGCATGAGGGAGAGGGCTCATTAGTTTTTGGGATGATTGCAGTAATGACCTTCGGTTTATTTTACTGGTATTTGATGAATCAAACCGAAAAAAAACTAGAGTGTTTACCTAGGGAGCAAAATTTTTTTAATAGCGATTTTTTTTAACACTTAGGTAAAACTATAAAAATCTTAATCTTACTTAGGTGTCATTTTTTTATAACAATGTTATTCTAAGTATTATTACGAACATAAATAGTTAAGAGTTAATTTTCTTTTCTATAATTTTTAAACTTTAAATTCTTCTACAATATAATGATAAATATCATGATTCAATCGAACCAAGAGAGTTTAAACCCTAATACAGAAACCCTTGATATTCAAACAAAATTAAATCAAAAAGTTGACAAGTTGGGTATTTTCAGCTTAAATATCTTGCGCTCATTAGGTT encodes the following:
- a CDS encoding late competence development ComFB family protein, giving the protein MGINKIVDQALETGYLTPIMEAEVGKLCETSSELSMEEYMALDKLMGALLTGEVIAMPRKQFINVMEELVVSEVISRVAEIESTSNRLLDVGDISAYALNRLPPLYATTEEGANFQREKAKEELKNLINEQVERSISLYLDRPEFYPERQAITKSSDANSVFHQVTQLLQSHASNYESK
- a CDS encoding cation-translocating P-type ATPase: MVSLNFTSISKTENTYVDNITLDISGMKCAGCVKSVEKQLTQHEGIISANVNLITAVASIEYELGIVKPETLAEKLTNLGFPTQVRLTDERLQNQQLIIQQKRLSQEKTQQYQLITAAFLLIFSTVGHLHHLGLHPWHWLTNIWFHWGLATASLLIPGKEILLNGWQGLWQRKPNMNSLVGMGVTAAYLTSCVALIFPELGWECFFDEPVMLLGFIFLGKVLESRVRNRALDSLESLLNLRPQFARLVSKNNPFQDQGLQIPAMQIKLQEWVRVLAGEQFPVDGVIVEGETTVDESLLTGESLPIFKTQGEKVCAGTINHSGMVIIEAVNAGRNTILNQIIATVEEAQTRKAPVQKLADTVSGYFTYTIIAIALFTFNFWYFWGTEIWSQILIQLDTTKTILSIKLAINVLVIACPCALGLATPTAILVGTTIGAENGLLIKGGDILEQVKNLKTIVFDKTGTLTQGYPEITDIISFDENNFTKNQILEIAGSLEIVANHPLAQSILKKAQQLELNTLITKELTNCVGKGVKGIVTILKSEDWFYLGNQSWLLEHETIINDKVTNKVENLQKEGKTVVYLAKNQQIIGLIALMDALRKEAKETVDKLQKMGLQIIMISGDQSEIAKNVALQLGIDTYYGEVTPTKKSDLIKQIQEKNPDKIVAMIGDGINDAPAMTTAQFSIAMPKGAQVAIKTAGIILTRDKLTDVITAINLSQMTLRKIKQNLFWAFSYNFIAIPIAGGCLLVNYHILLNPAIAGALMALSSIFVVSNSLLLKSQFQQYQKQKFT
- a CDS encoding FHA domain-containing protein; its protein translation is MPKFPAQPHKAHILIVEDDKGRREMLLRKSKYSIGRAQQSDIRIHSPFVSRHHATMIRQFDDQGYTYYEIVDGDGNKNCSANGILVNGRKVNNQHLKNGDKVVFGPQVFIIYQHTQRDIFPSLPPDDPFDITLIDPAMMISELED
- a CDS encoding pentapeptide repeat-containing protein, yielding MEVNEFIQRYTAGENDFTGAMLAGIDVVGGDLIGIVLRQANLQKANFTFCYLSRADFSGANLVESNFSGANLNQASLVDANLHRCEFHGAILQKADMRGAQLSLANLLDANLIEVDFRSADLSNANLKGACLRGSNMRQQKRGKPTNLQGANLDKTDLKYVDLQGINLKGASLVGANLSDANLRNGMLAGADLTQANLKGASLTDVDLTGAKLIGANLSNAKLERANLTDADLSNANLENATMPDVKLIRANLIQANMSFARLNRVDLSRANLYGAILRNASLMEVFFARTNLTSADFTNANLIGADLTSANITGVNFDSAIMPDGQVYH
- the hisH gene encoding imidazole glycerol phosphate synthase subunit HisH; amino-acid sequence: MTIIAVIDYDMGNLHSACKGLEKAGATPKITDSPMEIAKADGVVLPGVGSFDPAMQHLKERDLVESIKLAVKSGKPFLGICLGLQILFEASEEGKEEGLGIIQGKVKRFQSEPNLTIPHMGWNALNFIQNNHPLWKNLPASPYLYFVHSYYVAPIDSNIISAQVTHGSQKVTAAIAQNNLMAVQFHPEKSSDYGLQILTNFVELVST
- the rlmB gene encoding 23S rRNA (guanosine(2251)-2'-O)-methyltransferase RlmB; this translates as MKSKTFSKPFNKKENNPHRHISPKKEFIASENEIENDSPDLIYGCYPVLAALENNHQLNRLYIISKLLYDPRFETFLPQVKANGTVIDVVDNNRLNQITNSANHQGVAATVAPYEYLELPALITQAKADSDNPVIIIADGINDPHNLGAIIRTAEALGMQGLIIPQRRAVGITSTVKKVAAGALEYFSVARVVNLQNAIAELKEAGFWIYGTIADSGNVLHKTKLEGAIGLVIGSEEKGISQSTAKSCDFLMSIPMKGKTPSLNASVATAICLYEVSRQQLLNNSK
- a CDS encoding DUF1816 domain-containing protein, which produces MKELLIRILDVFGLACWLEINTDNPRCTYYFGPFLTPKEAILEQDGYIEDLTQEGAKTIVVVVKRCKPRDLTIFDELGESKSFSGILTISTHSSINL
- a CDS encoding dihem cytochrome c family protein; the protein is MSKKRLITVIIGFIISCSVILGWGASHNIYSMAQNTKSVDKATGNFKIGKDLYLENCAACHIPIPPAVLPQETWQTILENPGNHYGVKVEGLTGFTQRLMWLYLQGYSRQLLKDEVKPKFIAQSRYFFALHPQVDLPSPITINTCIQCHSQATKFDYRE
- a CDS encoding MoxR family ATPase produces the protein MREKITILKENLARTIVGKEDAIKLVLVALLSGGHALLEDVPGVGKTLLAKSLARSIHGKFQRIQCTPDLLPSDVTGTNIWNPSTREFEFLSGPAFANILLTDEINRATPRTQSSLLEVMEEKQITVDGVARFVPSPFFVIATQNPIEYQGTFPLPEAQMDRFAISLSLGYPSFEEELYMLEKQLNPTSVNELSPCISLDNVLELQKEVTKIRVAPEIQKYIINLITASRNDDEITLGVSPRGTVSLQKASQALAFLEGRDYVIPDDIKFLAPNVLSHRLIPAGGRNAKVIVARLLNTVTVEM
- the crtA gene encoding cyanoexosortase A, whose protein sequence is MNIEKLNKLSLTRSYGFWMWVILSTLVIINLTIFWKMGNVAHAGMSALFWLAIYSMLWDKRQELIFKKQLIPSILGILLIGWTLFVSKSIPTEKENNLLSIAPFIFSVGVSLIAAGFYGLKQFKAELLIIFFLGIPRVILQSFLNISPLTAKVSSFFLHYLGFNVILDGVFIHLEKGSVKVYEGCSGIESITYVLGLSVICLIMFPISKKYRYFVPFVAILTGFFVNAVRVVLMSILVAIGEKKAFVYWHEGEGSLVFGMIAVMTFGLFYWYLMNQTEKKLECLPREQNFFNSDFF